One window from the genome of Echinicola vietnamensis DSM 17526 encodes:
- a CDS encoding beta strand repeat-containing protein — protein MKNLLLVLIFCLGAGYASAQVGIGTATPNQSAQLEVLAADKGVLIPRIALTSTVDKETIANGNVESLLVYNTTNTNLITPGYYYWYNEKWRRLSASGDTTNQVIYDPETDQFYYITEDGDLVNIEIGDLLNETISRLVDNGDGSYTYTDEEGVETIINVPEAVINEFTEITQNNNVLNQLVSIVHKHGGNVYYDGDSFSYTDENGENVEISIEDLLEETVTSLVSNGDGTYTYTSEDSTVTVINVPGDVVNQFETIIENEEVRNEITELIKNVGGNVYYDGDELTYITEEGDEAVINVTEIVQSHETVTSLVSNGDGTYTYTSEDSTVTVINVPGDVVNEFETIIENEEVRNEITELIKNVGGNVYYDGDELTYITEEGDEAVINVTEIVQSHETVTSLVSNGDGTYTYTSEDSTVTVINVPGDVVNEFETIIENEEVRNEITELIKNVGGNVYYDGDELTYITEEGDEAVINVTEIVQSHETVTSLVSNGDGTYTYTSEDSTVTVINVPGDVVNQFETIIENEEVKNEITELIKNVGGNVYYDGDELTYITEEGDEAVINVTEIVQSHETVTSLVSNGNGTYTYTSEDSTVTVINVPGDVVNQFETIIENEEVRNEITELIKNVGGNVYYDGDELTYITEEGDEAVINVTEIVQSHETVTSLVANGDGTYTYTSEDDTETIFSITQTGTGNPNDNGTTGAAGDVYVDESTGYVYAHNGTEWIEAGESSLTINEGDPNDNGTSGESGDVYIDNSTGDTYVYNETTGEWDKNTDTLLVENGTVTHTAVDGTVVNFDVTRSGTGNPNDNGTTGEGGDVYVDESTGYIYAHNGTEWIEAGESSLTINEGDPNDNGTSGESGDVYIDNSTGDTYVYNETTGEWEQNTDTLLAENGTVTHTAVDGSVVSFAVTQSGTGNPNGNGTQGEGGDIYVDESTGDIYTYNPTTDTWEQASGLSDMLEVNNGTVTHTAVDGSVVSFDVTRSGTGNPNDNGTTGEGGDVYVDESTGYVYAHNGTEWIEAGESSLTINEGDPNDNGTSGESGDVYIDNSTGDTYVYNETTGEWDKNTDTLLAENGTVTHTAVDGSVVSFAVTQSGTGNPNGNGTQGEGGDIYVDESTGDIYTFNPATNTWEQASGLSDMLEVNNGTVTHTAVDGSVVSFAVTQSGTGDPNGNGTTGEGGDIYVDESTGDIYTFNPATNTWEQASGLSDMLEVNNGTVTHTAVDGTVVNFDVTRSGTGNPNDNGTTGSAGDVYVDKSTGYVYAHNGTEWIEAGESSLTINEGDPNDNGTSGESGDVYIDNSTGDTYVYNETTGEWDKNTDMLELNNGTVTHTAVDGSVVSFDVTRSGTGNPNDNGTTGSAGDVYVDESTGYVYAHNGTEWIEAGESSLTINEGDPNDNGTSGESGDVYIDNSTGDTYVYNETTGEWEQNTDTLLAENGTVTHTAVDGSVVSFAVTQSGTGNPNGNGTQGEGGDIYVDESTGDIYTYNPTTDTWEQASGLSDMLELNNGMVTHTAVDGSVVSFAVTQSGTGNPNGNGTQGEGGDIYVDESTGDIYTYNPTTDTWEQASGLSDMLEVNNGTVTHTAVDGTVVNFDVTRSGTGNPNDNGTTGAAGDVYVDEGTGDVYAHNGTEWIEAGESSLTINEGDPNDNGTSGESGDVYIDNSTGDTYVYNETTGEWDKNTDILELNNGTVTHTAVDGSAVSFDVTRSGTGNPNDNGTTGEGGDIYVDETTGDVYTYIEDPDGDPSTDDATWVQTNVTEPWQVENTTAKAQSNTEHIYQVGNVGVGDFSGEAISAKLDVKEGNVRIREINTNTGTIEAAETGQKDRVVVAGTDGVIKSLKATLPKFFYMPSVLIPVNEEQVPTGDTFGTVDLHSKYISQFTNPMVSSTGASEGIPVLPANELEYHITWFDETVFENVAVSETGVLTYEVIDGAEVNEGSFMNVVFVVKEE, from the coding sequence ATGAAAAATTTACTTTTAGTATTGATTTTCTGCCTAGGGGCAGGATATGCGAGTGCTCAAGTAGGGATTGGGACCGCTACGCCGAATCAATCTGCCCAATTGGAAGTGTTGGCAGCAGACAAAGGGGTGTTGATTCCAAGGATTGCCCTGACGAGTACTGTTGATAAAGAAACCATAGCTAACGGAAATGTTGAGAGTTTGTTAGTATATAATACTACAAATACCAACCTTATTACACCAGGTTATTACTACTGGTATAACGAAAAATGGAGAAGACTGAGCGCTTCCGGGGATACTACCAATCAAGTCATATATGATCCAGAGACTGATCAGTTTTATTATATCACTGAGGATGGAGATTTGGTAAATATAGAAATCGGTGATTTACTAAACGAAACAATTTCGAGATTGGTCGATAACGGAGACGGTTCATATACCTACACTGATGAGGAGGGGGTAGAAACCATCATCAATGTACCAGAAGCTGTAATCAATGAGTTTACTGAGATTACTCAAAACAACAATGTTTTGAATCAACTGGTAAGTATTGTTCATAAGCATGGTGGGAACGTATATTATGACGGTGATAGCTTTAGTTATACGGATGAAAATGGAGAGAATGTAGAAATCAGTATTGAAGACTTACTGGAAGAGACGGTTACGAGTTTGGTTTCCAACGGTGACGGAACGTACACCTATACGTCAGAAGACAGCACGGTAACGGTTATCAACGTACCGGGGGATGTGGTCAATCAGTTCGAGACGATCATCGAGAACGAGGAAGTGAGGAACGAGATCACCGAGCTGATCAAGAACGTCGGCGGGAACGTGTACTACGACGGAGACGAGCTGACGTATATAACCGAAGAGGGAGACGAAGCGGTGATCAACGTCACGGAGATCGTACAGTCGCACGAGACGGTCACGAGTTTGGTTTCCAACGGTGACGGAACGTACACCTATACGTCAGAAGACAGCACGGTAACGGTTATCAACGTACCGGGAGATGTGGTCAATGAGTTCGAGACGATCATCGAGAACGAGGAAGTGAGGAACGAGATCACCGAGCTGATCAAGAACGTCGGCGGGAACGTGTACTACGACGGAGACGAGCTGACGTATATAACCGAAGAGGGAGACGAAGCGGTGATCAACGTCACGGAGATCGTACAGTCGCACGAGACGGTCACGAGTTTGGTTTCCAACGGTGACGGAACGTACACCTATACGTCAGAGGACAGCACGGTAACGGTTATCAACGTACCGGGAGATGTGGTCAATGAGTTCGAGACAATCATCGAGAACGAGGAAGTGAGGAACGAGATCACCGAACTGATCAAGAACGTCGGCGGGAACGTGTACTACGACGGAGACGAGCTGACGTATATAACCGAAGAGGGAGACGAAGCGGTGATCAACGTCACGGAGATCGTACAGTCGCACGAGACGGTCACGAGTTTGGTTTCCAACGGTGACGGAACGTACACCTATACGTCAGAGGACAGCACGGTAACGGTTATCAACGTACCGGGAGATGTGGTCAATCAGTTCGAGACGATCATCGAGAACGAGGAAGTGAAGAACGAGATCACCGAACTGATCAAGAACGTCGGCGGGAACGTGTACTACGACGGAGACGAGCTGACGTATATAACCGAAGAGGGAGACGAAGCGGTGATCAACGTCACGGAGATCGTACAGTCGCATGAGACAGTTACAAGTTTGGTTTCCAACGGTAACGGAACGTACACCTATACATCAGAGGACAGCACGGTAACGGTTATCAACGTACCGGGAGATGTGGTCAATCAGTTCGAGACGATCATCGAGAACGAGGAAGTGAGGAACGAGATCACCGAACTGATCAAGAACGTCGGCGGGAACGTGTACTACGACGGAGACGAGCTGACGTACATAACCGAAGAGGGAGACGAAGCGGTGATCAACGTCACGGAGATCGTACAATCGCACGAGACGGTTACGAGTTTGGTTGCCAACGGTGACGGTACGTACACCTATACATCAGAGGATGATACAGAAACAATATTCAGTATTACTCAGACTGGCACGGGCAACCCGAACGACAACGGTACGACGGGGGCTGCCGGCGATGTCTACGTTGACGAGAGCACGGGATACGTCTATGCGCATAACGGTACGGAATGGATCGAGGCCGGCGAGAGCAGTCTGACGATCAACGAAGGTGACCCGAACGATAACGGTACGTCCGGCGAGAGCGGTGATGTATATATCGACAACAGCACTGGCGACACGTATGTATACAATGAGACGACAGGAGAGTGGGATAAAAACACCGATACGTTGCTGGTGGAGAACGGCACGGTAACGCATACTGCGGTAGACGGCACGGTGGTGAACTTTGATGTTACGCGCAGCGGCACGGGCAATCCGAACGACAACGGTACGACGGGCGAAGGCGGCGATGTCTACGTTGACGAGAGCACGGGATACATCTATGCGCATAACGGTACGGAATGGATCGAGGCCGGCGAGAGCAGTCTGACGATCAATGAAGGTGACCCGAACGATAACGGTACGTCCGGCGAGAGCGGTGATGTATATATCGACAACAGCACTGGCGACACGTATGTATACAATGAGACGACAGGAGAGTGGGAACAGAACACGGATACGTTGCTGGCGGAGAACGGCACGGTAACGCATACTGCGGTAGACGGCTCGGTAGTGAGCTTTGCTGTCACACAGAGCGGCACGGGCAATCCGAACGGTAACGGCACCCAAGGCGAAGGCGGTGATATCTATGTAGACGAGTCTACGGGAGATATCTACACGTATAATCCTACGACCGATACCTGGGAACAGGCGAGCGGCCTATCCGATATGCTTGAGGTTAACAACGGCACGGTGACGCACACGGCTGTAGACGGCTCGGTAGTGAGCTTCGATGTTACGCGCAGCGGCACGGGCAACCCGAACGACAACGGCACGACGGGCGAAGGCGGAGATGTCTACGTGGACGAGAGCACGGGATATGTCTATGCCCATAACGGTACGGAATGGATCGAGGCCGGCGAGAGCAGTCTGACGATCAACGAAGGTGACCCGAACGATAACGGTACGTCCGGCGAGAGCGGTGATGTGTATATCGACAACAGCACTGGCGACACGTATGTATACAATGAGACGACAGGAGAGTGGGATAAAAACACCGATACGTTGCTGGCGGAGAACGGCACGGTAACACATACTGCGGTAGACGGCTCGGTAGTGAGCTTTGCTGTCACACAGAGCGGCACGGGCAATCCGAACGGTAACGGCACCCAAGGCGAAGGCGGTGATATCTATGTAGACGAGTCTACGGGTGATATCTATACCTTTAACCCAGCGACCAACACTTGGGAACAGGCGAGCGGCCTATCCGATATGCTTGAGGTTAACAACGGCACGGTAACACATACTGCGGTAGACGGCTCGGTAGTGAGCTTTGCTGTCACACAGAGCGGCACGGGCGACCCGAACGGTAATGGTACGACGGGCGAAGGTGGTGATATCTATGTAGACGAGTCTACGGGTGATATCTATACCTTTAACCCAGCGACCAACACTTGGGAACAGGCGAGCGGCCTATCCGATATGCTTGAGGTTAACAACGGTACGGTAACGCACACTGCCGTTGACGGCACGGTGGTGAACTTTGATGTTACGCGCAGCGGCACGGGTAACCCGAACGACAACGGTACGACGGGCTCAGCCGGCGATGTCTATGTTGACAAGAGCACGGGATATGTCTATGCGCATAACGGTACGGAATGGATCGAGGCCGGCGAGAGCAGTCTGACGATCAACGAAGGTGACCCGAACGATAACGGTACGTCCGGCGAGAGCGGTGATGTGTATATCGACAACAGCACTGGCGACACGTATGTATATAACGAGACGACAGGAGAGTGGGATAAAAACACCGATATGCTTGAGTTGAACAACGGCACGGTAACACATACTGCCGTTGACGGCTCGGTGGTGAGCTTCGATGTTACGCGCAGCGGCACGGGTAATCCGAACGACAACGGTACGACGGGCTCAGCCGGCGATGTCTATGTTGACGAGAGCACGGGATACGTCTATGCGCATAACGGTACGGAATGGATCGAGGCCGGCGAGAGCAGTCTGACGATCAACGAAGGTGACCCGAACGATAACGGTACGTCCGGCGAGAGTGGTGATGTGTATATCGACAACAGCACTGGCGACACGTATGTATATAACGAGACGACAGGAGAGTGGGAACAGAACACGGATACGTTGTTGGCGGAGAACGGCACGGTTACACATACTGCCGTTGACGGCTCGGTAGTGAGCTTTGCTGTCACACAGAGCGGCACGGGCAATCCGAACGGTAACGGCACCCAAGGCGAAGGCGGTGACATCTATGTAGACGAGTCTACGGGAGATATCTACACGTATAATCCTACGACCGATACCTGGGAACAGGCGAGCGGCCTATCCGATATGCTTGAGTTGAACAACGGTATGGTAACGCATACTGCGGTAGACGGCTCAGTAGTGAGCTTTGCTGTCACACAGAGCGGTACGGGCAATCCGAACGGTAACGGCACCCAAGGCGAAGGCGGTGACATCTATGTAGACGAGTCTACGGGAGATATCTACACGTATAATCCTACGACCGACACCTGGGAACAGGCGAGCGGCCTATCCGATATGCTTGAGGTTAACAACGGCACGGTTACACATACTGCCGTTGACGGCACGGTGGTGAACTTCGATGTTACGCGCAGCGGCACGGGCAATCCGAACGACAACGGAACGACGGGGGCTGCCGGCGATGTCTACGTGGACGAGGGCACGGGAGACGTCTATGCGCATAACGGCACGGAATGGATCGAGGCCGGCGAGAGCAGTCTGACGATCAACGAAGGTGACCCGAACGATAACGGTACGTCCGGCGAGAGCGGTGATGTGTATATCGACAACAGCACTGGCGACACGTATGTATACAATGAGACGACAGGAGAGTGGGATAAAAACACCGATATACTTGAGTTGAACAACGGCACGGTTACACACACTGCCGTAGACGGTTCAGCGGTGAGCTTCGATGTTACGCGCAGCGGCACGGGCAACCCGAACGACAACGGTACGACGGGCGAAGGCGGTGACATTTATGTGGATGAAACGACGGGCGATGTATACACTTATATCGAAGACCCTGATGGAGATCCTTCAACTGATGATGCTACATGGGTACAAACAAATGTAACGGAGCCTTGGCAAGTAGAAAACACCACGGCAAAGGCACAATCGAATACCGAACATATTTACCAGGTAGGTAATGTTGGAGTAGGAGA
- a CDS encoding HIT family protein translates to MASIFTKIINREIPGHIVAEDDDFIAFLDIMPLVKGHVLVVPKREVDYIFDLEDQELAGLHVFAKKVAKAIDQSVKCTRVGVAVIGLEVPHVHVHLVPLNTMDDINFTRPKLKLGEDEMKTIAANIKDKLV, encoded by the coding sequence ATGGCAAGTATTTTTACAAAAATCATAAATAGAGAGATTCCGGGTCATATTGTGGCCGAGGATGACGATTTCATCGCATTTCTAGACATCATGCCTTTAGTAAAAGGGCATGTGTTGGTGGTACCTAAGAGAGAAGTAGATTACATCTTTGACCTGGAGGATCAGGAATTGGCAGGGCTGCATGTTTTTGCGAAGAAGGTGGCCAAAGCCATCGATCAGTCCGTCAAGTGTACACGTGTTGGGGTAGCGGTTATAGGACTTGAAGTGCCGCATGTGCATGTGCATTTGGTGCCACTCAACACGATGGATGATATCAATTTTACCCGGCCTAAGCTTAAACTTGGCGAGGATGAAATGAAAACAATAGCAGCCAATATCAAAGATAAGTTGGTGTAA
- a CDS encoding OmpA family protein yields MKRAITILTILILVGAARGVEAQEALIRYADDQQQQMNYRIAAEIYTKAFEKKSSYRSARNAAFCYTKNNEYDEAVQWWKEAIAFSDEVSDSDVKFLLEAGHAVGKDKEVRDFLEDQGIPKKHIKEYYSIMEADGEKAVNRLKLLDKINSTAADFMLAKDPYGNKYFVSDRGDSIGEVQVKKLRFDAKDKIYDEKIYEWTGRGYLKIYRQDKEGNIRMINMRGSDFMHVSDPSFVKVEDTDYVFFSVTRDLRKERKNRDFEIQPELYYGTLNEEGSLEYVYPYPRNLPLSYGLITPYADAKSQRLYFASNMEGGHGGYDLYYVNYYKDGDRLIFSAPANLGERINTAENERDPFVHQGKLYFASEGHSSYGELDVFFAEMLEGGVLGAAVNMGPLINSGSDDFAYRRYGDDEIYLSSNRKGKEGLDDIYQFLPAQRRLLAKVMDCKGDTLSDIQFSLKQIDGEAVEVDKRVKGNYWADLSAESQYEVKVEKEGYFPVLDREISSVGMDSGTIRREYRLARIPTRDLAITEIIYYDLDKSLIRRSENEILDDVAELMIQYPQLELHVSSHTDARASHQYNQRLSEDRAKSVVNYLGKKGIDPSRIQPAWFGEEQLAIDCPDGKVCSEDQHQLNRRSELLLHVSVKQWAASLAEYEDYCSLTGSLDELFRKAGADQLRFGLGQSQLDIEQKMALERLRLFLLQNKAVKVQFIGALGKKDFDDRVAMVTDYLHSRGIQKNRLTQERFDTVDALESRKEKATIAGVLGEFRQIIIELK; encoded by the coding sequence ATGAAAAGAGCAATAACGATACTTACAATACTGATACTGGTGGGTGCTGCAAGGGGCGTGGAAGCCCAAGAGGCTTTGATCCGGTATGCTGATGATCAACAGCAACAAATGAACTATAGGATAGCTGCTGAAATATATACCAAGGCCTTTGAGAAAAAGTCCTCGTATCGTTCTGCTAGGAATGCTGCTTTCTGTTATACCAAAAATAACGAGTATGACGAGGCAGTCCAATGGTGGAAAGAAGCGATAGCCTTTAGCGATGAGGTGAGCGACAGTGACGTGAAGTTTCTTCTGGAAGCAGGACATGCGGTGGGCAAGGATAAAGAGGTAAGGGACTTTTTGGAGGATCAAGGTATTCCAAAAAAGCACATTAAAGAATACTATAGCATTATGGAGGCCGATGGAGAGAAAGCGGTAAATCGCCTAAAGCTTCTGGATAAGATCAATTCCACTGCGGCTGATTTTATGTTGGCAAAAGACCCCTACGGGAATAAGTATTTTGTTTCCGATCGAGGGGACAGCATTGGAGAGGTCCAGGTAAAGAAGCTACGATTTGACGCAAAGGATAAAATATATGATGAGAAGATCTATGAATGGACAGGACGCGGTTATCTAAAGATCTACCGTCAAGATAAGGAGGGCAATATTAGGATGATCAACATGCGTGGGAGTGACTTTATGCATGTGAGCGATCCTAGTTTTGTAAAGGTGGAGGATACGGACTACGTGTTTTTTTCGGTCACCAGAGATTTAAGAAAAGAACGTAAAAACCGGGATTTTGAAATACAGCCTGAATTGTACTATGGGACACTTAATGAGGAAGGCAGTCTTGAATATGTTTATCCCTATCCAAGGAATTTGCCTCTTTCATATGGACTGATCACTCCATATGCAGATGCCAAGAGCCAGCGGCTATACTTTGCCTCAAACATGGAAGGTGGCCATGGCGGATATGATCTCTATTATGTCAATTACTATAAAGACGGTGACCGACTGATCTTTTCCGCCCCCGCCAACTTGGGAGAGCGTATAAACACTGCTGAAAATGAAAGGGATCCATTTGTCCATCAAGGCAAGTTATACTTTGCTTCAGAGGGACATTCCTCTTATGGAGAATTGGATGTTTTCTTTGCTGAGATGCTCGAAGGGGGTGTTTTGGGGGCAGCTGTCAATATGGGGCCACTTATCAATTCAGGCAGTGATGACTTTGCCTATCGAAGGTATGGTGATGATGAAATCTACCTGAGTTCCAACCGTAAAGGAAAGGAAGGGCTGGACGATATCTATCAATTTTTGCCTGCTCAAAGAAGGCTCTTGGCAAAGGTGATGGACTGTAAGGGAGACACCCTGTCTGACATTCAGTTTTCGCTTAAGCAAATCGATGGAGAGGCTGTAGAAGTGGATAAAAGGGTGAAAGGAAACTATTGGGCGGATCTCTCAGCAGAAAGTCAATATGAAGTAAAGGTAGAGAAGGAAGGTTATTTTCCTGTATTGGACCGGGAGATCTCCAGTGTGGGAATGGATTCAGGTACCATCAGACGAGAATACCGGTTGGCGCGGATTCCGACCAGAGATTTGGCCATTACGGAGATCATTTACTATGACCTTGACAAAAGCCTGATCAGACGGTCGGAAAACGAAATATTGGATGATGTGGCGGAGTTGATGATACAATATCCCCAATTGGAACTCCACGTTTCTTCCCATACCGACGCAAGGGCATCACATCAGTACAATCAGCGGCTAAGTGAAGACCGGGCCAAGTCGGTGGTCAATTATTTAGGGAAAAAGGGAATAGATCCCTCTAGGATTCAGCCGGCATGGTTTGGTGAAGAGCAATTGGCCATTGATTGTCCAGATGGGAAGGTTTGTAGCGAGGATCAGCACCAATTGAATAGAAGGAGTGAATTGTTGCTCCATGTTTCGGTAAAGCAGTGGGCTGCGTCTTTGGCTGAATATGAGGATTACTGCTCACTGACAGGTTCATTAGATGAATTGTTTCGGAAGGCAGGAGCCGACCAGCTCAGATTTGGGTTAGGCCAGTCCCAGCTTGACATAGAGCAGAAAATGGCATTGGAAAGACTTCGACTATTCCTCTTGCAGAACAAGGCTGTCAAGGTGCAGTTTATTGGAGCTTTAGGTAAGAAGGATTTTGATGACCGAGTAGCGATGGTGACGGATTACTTGCATTCTAGAGGCATTCAGAAAAATAGGTTAACCCAAGAGCGATTTGATACTGTCGATGCGCTTGAATCAAGAAAAGAGAAGGCTACGATAGCCGGTGTATTGGGGGAATTTAGACAGATAATTATAGAGTTGAAATGA
- a CDS encoding gliding motility-associated C-terminal domain-containing protein, translating into MISYRIEIKVFTQQLLLLMILAVGMVQAQTVNLGEMTITEGTTVSTLFAFENEATGRLVNDGDFYVYSHFKNDGTATYAGNPNAGMTRFVGETGVQQIAGTQIAELNHVVFDNKSSQYPFLLEGIVSIAGRGDFINGVIEAKDDDGMIIFKEGAVHEQTSDRSHVDGFVQKQGSKRFIFPVGDGGYYRFDGVSSLETERAVYNTRYFYEDPDPIFPRDNKEAGISAIDDSEYWVIKQVEGDGMVNLTLSWRDVTTPAFILGESNKKIQIAQWDVAKNAWINLGGEVDPVKQTVTAAAEVEATSAFTFALVQGSLTDLSIAKTSFEKMVWEGDDLEYEIRVQNNSETNATDVVVVDNLPPGTHYKEMKVTSAFGLLEYAFEVNGQTLMWSIPKFLAGDEMIITLTVATGEEGTLINAVKVNSIEEDANTEDNEDDDVNKVHKFFIPNVITPNGDKDNETFQIKGLNKFKENQITIFNRWGDHVFETENYQNDWEAKGLVDGTYFYVLEVVLENGEQKEFKGWIQVIRDPLNEDK; encoded by the coding sequence ATGATATCATATAGAATAGAAATAAAGGTTTTTACCCAGCAATTGCTATTGCTGATGATCTTGGCAGTTGGCATGGTCCAAGCCCAAACGGTGAACCTGGGAGAAATGACCATCACGGAGGGTACCACGGTGTCGACCTTGTTTGCATTTGAAAATGAGGCCACAGGGAGACTGGTAAATGATGGGGATTTTTATGTTTACTCTCATTTTAAAAATGACGGTACAGCAACTTATGCAGGAAACCCCAATGCAGGGATGACCCGATTTGTGGGTGAGACAGGTGTGCAGCAAATAGCAGGAACCCAAATTGCTGAACTTAATCATGTGGTTTTTGATAATAAGTCTTCTCAATATCCATTTTTATTGGAAGGGATAGTAAGCATTGCCGGAAGAGGGGATTTTATAAATGGTGTCATAGAGGCAAAAGATGATGATGGCATGATCATTTTTAAGGAAGGAGCTGTACATGAGCAGACCTCTGATAGAAGCCATGTGGATGGATTTGTCCAAAAGCAAGGTAGTAAGAGGTTTATATTCCCTGTTGGGGATGGTGGGTATTATCGATTTGATGGAGTGTCTTCTTTAGAAACTGAAAGGGCTGTTTATAATACCAGGTATTTTTATGAGGATCCTGATCCGATTTTCCCGCGAGACAATAAGGAAGCCGGTATATCGGCCATTGATGATTCGGAATATTGGGTCATAAAGCAGGTAGAAGGAGACGGGATGGTGAATTTGACGTTGTCGTGGCGAGATGTGACCACTCCTGCTTTTATTCTTGGGGAGTCCAACAAAAAGATTCAGATAGCCCAATGGGATGTTGCGAAAAATGCTTGGATAAACTTAGGTGGTGAAGTGGATCCTGTAAAACAAACGGTAACTGCAGCAGCTGAGGTGGAAGCAACCAGCGCGTTTACTTTTGCATTGGTCCAAGGAAGTTTGACGGATTTGAGCATTGCCAAGACTTCATTTGAAAAAATGGTCTGGGAAGGTGATGATTTGGAATATGAGATCAGGGTTCAAAATAACAGTGAAACTAACGCTACTGATGTGGTAGTGGTAGACAACCTCCCTCCCGGAACCCATTACAAAGAGATGAAAGTTACCTCGGCGTTCGGTTTACTGGAATATGCTTTTGAGGTAAATGGCCAAACCTTGATGTGGAGTATCCCTAAGTTTTTGGCAGGAGATGAAATGATCATCACTTTGACAGTAGCCACTGGAGAAGAAGGGACTTTAATCAATGCAGTAAAAGTTAATTCCATTGAAGAAGATGCCAATACAGAGGATAATGAAGATGATGATGTTAATAAAGTGCATAAATTCTTTATTCCTAACGTCATTACACCAAATGGGGATAAGGACAATGAAACGTTTCAAATCAAAGGGTTGAATAAATTCAAAGAGAACCAGATCACCATTTTTAACCGGTGGGGTGACCATGTATTTGAAACTGAAAACTACCAGAATGATTGGGAGGCCAAAGGACTAGTAGACGGTACCTATTTCTATGTGCTAGAAGTAGTGCTGGAAAATGGAGAGCAGAAAGAATTTAAAGGATGGATTCAGGTAATCAGGGATCCACTAAATGAAGATAAATAA
- a CDS encoding PorP/SprF family type IX secretion system membrane protein produces MGNVIKFMLWVVVVFTSVKTHAQQLPQFSQYIFNGLHINPGYAGYKEEGYIQATYRSQWVNFPGAPRTLSASADFSANEGTMGFGVSFLRDQLGPSRTTGALLTYAYRIQTGFDSFLGLGVSAGISDYRLDYDMLEAIDPDDRTLGEGVVNVKEPNVNVGIFYNTANFYAGISAFNVVGNKAFENQGIVRGYHDFHYYLTAGALLPMSDNVSFKPSFLVKEVKGAPTSFDLNALFLFYERLWVGGSYRSNTKFWKDNLQENLSNRNALAFILEVFATEDIRVGYAYDHSINVLNNRRNNSHELSLGYYLSPKRVRMRNQRWF; encoded by the coding sequence ATGGGAAATGTAATAAAATTTATGTTGTGGGTTGTGGTGGTTTTTACCAGTGTAAAAACCCATGCCCAACAGCTTCCCCAATTTAGTCAGTATATATTCAATGGACTTCATATCAATCCAGGATATGCAGGCTATAAAGAGGAAGGATATATCCAGGCCACTTATCGTTCGCAGTGGGTGAATTTTCCGGGTGCGCCCCGGACACTTTCGGCCTCTGCCGACTTTAGTGCGAACGAGGGTACTATGGGTTTTGGTGTTTCTTTTTTGAGGGATCAGTTAGGGCCTTCACGGACGACGGGTGCTTTGTTGACTTATGCTTATCGCATTCAAACGGGATTTGATTCCTTTCTTGGACTTGGCGTAAGCGCCGGCATTTCAGATTATCGACTGGACTATGATATGTTGGAGGCGATAGATCCGGATGATCGGACGCTAGGAGAAGGGGTTGTCAATGTAAAAGAGCCTAATGTAAATGTAGGGATCTTTTATAATACGGCTAATTTTTATGCCGGAATCAGTGCCTTTAATGTGGTGGGAAATAAGGCCTTTGAAAATCAAGGAATAGTAAGGGGCTATCATGATTTTCACTATTACCTCACTGCCGGGGCATTGCTGCCCATGTCGGATAATGTATCCTTCAAGCCTTCATTTTTAGTGAAAGAGGTAAAGGGTGCTCCTACTAGTTTCGACCTGAATGCGCTGTTCCTTTTCTATGAGCGGTTATGGGTTGGTGGCTCATACCGAAGCAATACTAAATTTTGGAAAGACAACCTGCAAGAAAATCTCAGTAACAGGAATGCCTTGGCCTTTATTCTTGAGGTGTTCGCTACAGAGGACATCCGTGTAGGGTATGCCTACGATCATAGCATCAATGTTCTGAACAATAGAAGGAACAATTCCCACGAGTTGTCATTAGGATATTACCTGTCCCCTAAAAGGGTACGAATGAGGAATCAAAGGTGGTTTTAG